One region of Skermanella mucosa genomic DNA includes:
- a CDS encoding CTP synthase — protein sequence MTRYIFITGGVVSSLGKGLASAALGALLQARGFKVRLRKLDPYLNVDPGTMSPYQHGEVYVTDDGAETDLDLGHYERFTGVSARRSDNVTTGRIYSTVIQRERRGDYLGATVQVIPHVTDAIKEFIRADITDEDFVLCEIGGTVGDIESTPFLEAIRQFGNEVGTDRALFIHLTLLPYIPSAGELKTKPTQHSVKELLSVGIQPTILLCRADRPIPESERRKIGLFCNIRQERVIAALDVDTIYAVPISYHEQGFDVQVLSYFGLPHDGEPDLSRWRRIVHTVRQPEGEVTIAVVGKYTSLLDSYKSLAEALIHGGIANNVRVKLDWIDAEIFESDDAVQHLEHVHGILVPGGFGERGSEGKIRAVQFAREHKVPYFGICFGMQMAVIEAARHMADVPNAGSTEFGRDVVPVVGLMTEWQRGNQTELRTGADDLGGTMRLGAYPCRLIEGSKIREIYSSETISERHRHRYEVNINFRGQLESAGLLFSGLSPDGTLPEIVELPGHPWFVGVQFHPELKSKPLSPHPLFTDFIRAAIEQSRLV from the coding sequence ATGACTCGGTACATTTTCATTACCGGCGGCGTCGTTTCCTCGCTCGGCAAGGGCCTCGCCTCGGCGGCCCTGGGTGCGCTGCTGCAGGCGCGCGGCTTCAAGGTGCGCCTGCGCAAGCTCGACCCCTACCTCAACGTCGATCCGGGCACCATGAGCCCGTACCAGCACGGCGAGGTCTACGTCACCGACGACGGGGCGGAAACCGACCTCGACCTCGGCCATTACGAGCGGTTCACCGGCGTCTCGGCGCGCCGGAGCGATAACGTCACCACCGGCCGGATCTACTCCACGGTGATCCAGCGCGAGCGGCGCGGCGACTATCTGGGCGCCACGGTCCAGGTGATCCCGCACGTAACCGACGCCATCAAGGAGTTCATCCGAGCCGACATCACGGACGAGGACTTCGTCCTGTGCGAGATCGGCGGCACCGTCGGCGACATCGAGAGCACTCCCTTCCTGGAGGCGATCCGCCAGTTCGGCAACGAGGTCGGGACCGACCGCGCGCTGTTCATCCACTTGACGCTGCTGCCCTACATCCCGTCGGCCGGCGAACTGAAGACCAAGCCGACCCAGCACTCGGTCAAGGAACTGCTGAGCGTCGGCATCCAGCCGACGATCCTGCTGTGCCGCGCCGACCGCCCGATCCCCGAGAGCGAGCGCCGCAAGATCGGCCTGTTCTGCAACATCCGCCAGGAGCGGGTGATCGCGGCCCTCGACGTGGATACGATCTACGCGGTTCCGATCAGCTACCACGAGCAGGGCTTCGACGTTCAGGTGCTGAGCTATTTCGGCCTGCCCCACGACGGCGAGCCGGACCTCAGCCGCTGGCGCCGCATCGTCCATACCGTCCGCCAGCCCGAGGGCGAGGTGACCATCGCCGTCGTCGGCAAGTACACCAGCCTGCTCGACAGCTACAAGTCGCTGGCCGAGGCGCTGATCCACGGCGGCATCGCCAACAATGTCCGGGTCAAGCTGGATTGGATCGACGCGGAGATCTTCGAGTCCGACGACGCGGTCCAGCATCTCGAGCATGTCCACGGCATCCTGGTGCCCGGTGGTTTCGGCGAGCGCGGCTCGGAAGGCAAGATCCGGGCGGTCCAGTTCGCCCGCGAGCACAAGGTGCCCTATTTCGGCATCTGCTTCGGCATGCAGATGGCGGTGATCGAGGCGGCGCGGCACATGGCCGACGTGCCGAACGCCGGCTCTACCGAGTTCGGCCGCGACGTGGTCCCCGTGGTCGGCCTTATGACGGAATGGCAGCGCGGCAACCAGACCGAACTGCGCACGGGTGCCGACGACCTGGGCGGCACCATGCGCCTGGGAGCCTATCCCTGCCGCCTGATCGAGGGATCCAAGATCCGCGAGATCTACAGTTCCGAAACGATCAGCGAGCGGCACCGGCACCGCTACGAGGTCAACATCAATTTCCGCGGCCAACTGGAATCGGCGGGCCTGCTGTTCTCGGGCCTCTCTCCCGACGGAACCCTGCCGGAGATCGTGGAATTGCCGGGCCATCCCTGGTTCGTCGGCGTGCAGTTCCATCCCGAGCTGAAGTCGAAGCCGCTGAGCCCGCACCCGCTGTTCACCGACTTCATCCGTGCGGCCATCGAGCAGAGCCGGCTGGTCTGA
- a CDS encoding FtsB family cell division protein, protein MTAIDHVKDAMGRALRQTIGPAIGAAIVGYFAYHAVQGDRGLIALSHLQNEIQQAQATLAQASEQRIELEKRASLLRRDHLDPDMLDERARAVLNYSHPDDVIILVPRSSVAPPVTAGQP, encoded by the coding sequence ATGACTGCAATCGATCATGTAAAAGACGCCATGGGCCGCGCCCTGCGTCAGACGATCGGCCCCGCGATCGGTGCCGCCATCGTCGGATATTTCGCGTATCACGCGGTCCAGGGCGACCGCGGACTGATCGCGCTTTCCCATCTCCAGAATGAAATCCAGCAGGCCCAGGCCACCCTGGCGCAAGCCAGCGAGCAACGCATCGAGCTGGAGAAGCGCGCGTCCCTGCTGCGGCGTGATCATCTCGACCCGGACATGTTGGATGAACGCGCCCGGGCGGTGCTGAACTACAGCCACCCGGACGACGTTATCATTCTCGTACCGCGTAGCAGCGTTGCGCCCCCGGTAACCGCCGGTCAGCCCTGA
- the trpE gene encoding anthranilate synthase component I — MKALPARPGFVETYGAGRPQVVWTTLVSDLETPVSAMIKLADGQKNCFLLESVTGGEVRGRYSFIGLRPDLIWRCRRDRVEINRRARFDTAAFEPTDEPPLQALRSLLAESRIDLPAELPPMAAGLFGYLGYDMVRLIERLPDDNPDMLGIPDAILMRPTIIAVFDGIQNQITLVTPVWPAAGLDADAAYDLALERLGDAISDLQRNLPYRREATAVTRALPEPVSNTTREEYHAIVERAKEYIRAGDVFQVVPSHRFSVPFELPPFSLYRALRRLNPSPFLLYLDFEDLSIVGSSPEILVRLRDGKVTIRPIAGTRKRGATPEEDKILAADLLSDPKELSEHLMLLDLGRNDVGRVAEIGSVTVTERMVIEYYSHVMHIVSNVEGTIDPKHDALDALFAGFPAGTVSGAPKVRAMEIIDELEKARRGVYGGCVGYFGANGAMDTCIALRTAVLKDGIMHVQAGGGVVADSDPEAEYQETVNKSRALIRAAEEAVRFASSR; from the coding sequence ATGAAGGCCCTGCCCGCCCGTCCCGGCTTCGTCGAAACCTATGGGGCAGGTCGGCCCCAGGTCGTCTGGACCACCCTGGTCAGCGACCTCGAGACCCCGGTTTCGGCCATGATCAAGCTGGCCGACGGCCAGAAGAACTGTTTCCTCCTGGAGTCGGTCACCGGCGGGGAGGTGCGCGGCCGGTACTCGTTCATCGGGCTGAGGCCGGACCTGATCTGGCGGTGCCGCCGCGACAGGGTCGAGATCAATCGGCGAGCCCGGTTCGACACCGCCGCGTTCGAACCGACCGACGAGCCGCCGCTCCAGGCGCTGCGCTCACTCCTGGCGGAAAGCCGGATCGACCTGCCGGCCGAACTGCCGCCCATGGCGGCCGGCTTGTTCGGCTATCTCGGCTACGACATGGTCCGGCTGATCGAGCGGCTGCCCGACGACAACCCGGACATGCTCGGCATTCCCGACGCGATCCTGATGCGGCCGACCATCATCGCGGTGTTCGACGGGATCCAGAACCAGATCACGCTGGTGACTCCGGTCTGGCCGGCCGCCGGCCTGGATGCCGACGCCGCCTATGACCTTGCCCTGGAACGGCTGGGCGACGCCATATCCGACCTGCAGCGCAACCTGCCCTACCGGCGCGAGGCGACGGCGGTGACGCGGGCCTTGCCGGAGCCGGTGTCGAACACCACGCGGGAGGAATACCACGCGATCGTCGAGCGGGCGAAGGAGTACATCCGGGCCGGCGACGTGTTCCAGGTGGTGCCCTCTCACCGGTTCAGCGTCCCGTTCGAGCTGCCGCCCTTCAGCCTGTACCGGGCGCTCCGACGGCTGAACCCGTCGCCGTTCCTGCTTTACCTGGATTTCGAGGATCTCAGCATCGTCGGCTCCAGCCCGGAGATCCTGGTGCGGCTGCGCGATGGCAAGGTGACGATCCGCCCGATCGCCGGCACCCGCAAGCGCGGCGCCACGCCGGAGGAGGACAAGATCCTGGCCGCGGACCTGCTGTCCGATCCCAAGGAACTGTCGGAGCACCTGATGCTCCTGGACCTGGGCCGCAACGATGTCGGGCGCGTGGCCGAGATCGGCTCCGTCACGGTGACGGAACGGATGGTGATCGAGTACTACTCCCATGTCATGCATATCGTTTCGAACGTGGAAGGAACGATCGATCCGAAGCATGATGCGCTGGACGCCCTGTTCGCCGGATTTCCCGCCGGCACCGTGTCCGGTGCGCCCAAGGTCCGGGCGATGGAGATCATCGATGAGCTGGAGAAGGCCCGCCGCGGGGTCTATGGCGGCTGCGTCGGCTATTTCGGCGCGAACGGCGCCATGGACACCTGCATCGCGCTGCGCACCGCCGTGCTGAAGGACGGTATCATGCATGTCCAGGCCGGCGGCGGCGTGGTCGCCGACAGCGATCCGGAAGCCGAGTACCAGGAAACGGTCAACAAGTCCCGGGCGCTGATCCGCGCCGCGGAGGAGGCCGTCAGGTTCGCCTCATCGCGCTGA
- the secG gene encoding preprotein translocase subunit SecG, translating to MEAVVLVVHLLIAISLIGVVLVQKSEGGGLGIGGSGGGGMMSARGTANLLTRTTAVLAGCFMLTSLVLAVMAGGHSSPRSIIDSMPPAPQQSAPPADAPPAPPAAPSAPVSQ from the coding sequence ATGGAAGCAGTGGTTCTGGTCGTGCACCTGCTGATCGCGATCTCGCTGATCGGCGTGGTGCTGGTTCAGAAGTCGGAAGGCGGCGGCCTGGGCATCGGCGGCAGTGGCGGCGGGGGCATGATGTCGGCCCGCGGCACGGCGAACCTGCTGACCCGCACGACCGCCGTCCTGGCGGGCTGCTTCATGCTGACGAGCCTTGTTCTGGCGGTCATGGCCGGCGGTCATTCCAGTCCGCGCTCGATCATCGATTCGATGCCGCCGGCCCCCCAGCAGTCGGCTCCCCCGGCGGATGCTCCGCCGGCACCTCCCGCCGCACCGTCGGCACCCGTCTCCCAGTAG
- the eno gene encoding phosphopyruvate hydratase — MSVITDIHAREILDSRGNPTVEVDVTLESGAFGRAAVPSGASTGAHEAVELRDGDKGRYGGKGVLKAVDSVNGEIFDALAGMEASEQGAVDALMLDLDGTPNKGRIGANAILGVSLAVAKASAQEADLPLYRYVGGAFANMLPVPMMNIINGGAHADNPIDIQEFMIMPVAAESCADAIRMGAEVFQSLKKKLKDAGHNTNVGDEGGFAPNLASTDDALGFVMKAIEAAGYKPGEDIMLALDAASTEFFKDGKYDLAGEGKVLDAEAMVSYWTDLIGRYPIISIEDGMAEDDWDGWAALTAAIGGKVQLVGDDLFVTNPARLTDGIARGVGNSILVKVNQIGSLSETLHAVEIAHKASYTAVMSHRSGETEDATIADLAVATNCGQIKTGSLSRSDRLAKYNQLIRIEEQLGNSARFAGKSVIRG, encoded by the coding sequence ATGTCCGTCATCACCGACATTCACGCGCGCGAGATACTCGACAGTCGCGGCAATCCGACCGTCGAGGTCGACGTCACCCTGGAATCCGGCGCTTTCGGCCGGGCGGCCGTTCCGTCGGGAGCCTCGACCGGCGCCCACGAGGCGGTCGAGCTGCGCGATGGCGACAAGGGCCGCTATGGCGGCAAGGGCGTGCTGAAGGCGGTCGATTCCGTCAACGGCGAGATCTTCGACGCGCTGGCGGGCATGGAGGCCAGCGAGCAGGGTGCCGTGGACGCGCTGATGCTCGACCTGGACGGCACGCCAAACAAGGGCAGGATCGGCGCCAACGCGATCCTGGGCGTCAGCCTGGCGGTCGCCAAGGCCTCGGCCCAGGAAGCCGACCTGCCGCTCTACCGCTATGTCGGCGGTGCCTTCGCCAACATGCTGCCGGTCCCGATGATGAACATCATCAACGGCGGCGCCCACGCGGACAACCCGATCGACATCCAGGAATTCATGATCATGCCGGTGGCGGCGGAGAGCTGCGCCGACGCGATCCGGATGGGCGCCGAGGTCTTCCAGTCCCTGAAGAAGAAGTTGAAGGACGCCGGCCATAACACCAATGTCGGCGACGAGGGCGGCTTCGCGCCCAACCTCGCCTCGACCGACGACGCGCTCGGCTTCGTGATGAAGGCGATCGAGGCCGCCGGCTACAAGCCCGGCGAGGACATCATGCTGGCCCTCGACGCCGCCTCGACCGAGTTCTTCAAGGACGGCAAGTACGATCTGGCGGGCGAGGGCAAGGTGCTCGATGCCGAGGCCATGGTCTCCTACTGGACCGACCTGATCGGCCGCTACCCGATCATTTCGATCGAGGACGGCATGGCCGAGGACGACTGGGACGGCTGGGCGGCCCTGACTGCGGCGATCGGCGGCAAGGTCCAGCTGGTCGGCGACGACCTGTTCGTGACCAACCCGGCCCGCCTGACCGACGGCATCGCCAGGGGCGTGGGCAACTCCATCCTGGTGAAGGTCAACCAGATCGGCAGCCTGTCTGAGACGCTCCACGCCGTGGAGATCGCCCACAAGGCTTCCTACACCGCCGTGATGTCCCACCGTTCCGGCGAGACCGAGGACGCGACCATCGCCGACCTGGCGGTCGCGACCAACTGCGGCCAGATCAAGACCGGATCCCTGTCCCGGTCGGACCGGCTGGCCAAATACAACCAGCTGATCCGGATCGAGGAACAGCTCGGCAATTCGGCGCGCTTCGCGGGAAAGAGCGTGATCCGCGGGTAA
- a CDS encoding peptidylprolyl isomerase, whose amino-acid sequence MLQALRSTVGSWVVKILFVLLILSFAVWGIGDIFRGRTDTTVAEVGDVKISTQELDNAFRQELNRLRQMLGGQIDADQARQLGLVDQTLEQLVQRTLLSQAADEAGLRVSDQLVLNELREEPAFRNQLGQFDPDQFRRVLAANQLTEEGYVQILRAEIKRTQLVGAVAAGAQAPAPLVEDLFRRQAERRVAETILVPNAAMGDVGVPDDAALAAFHQEKAVRFTAPEFRKLTVALLTVDDVADEIAVSDEDLRAAYDARAAEFQTPERRTVDQVLVQDEETARTIETALSQGQNLEEAAASAGAEVLTLNDLAREDLLGELAEPVFALQEGAASAPLQSPLGWHIMRIKDIEPGSVQTFEQVRDTLAAELKRDRAVDQVYELANKVEDELAGGASIEDTAQRLGLRVTRVEAIDATGRRPDGGAVEDLPGAQQVAQAAFALQQGGTGNLTEIQGGGYFIARVDAITPAALRPLDAIRDEVVAAWQAEERSKLAAKRAEEIAERLRAGTPAGEAASLVPGAIEGVTPPLTRAGRETGGLPPASVQQLFEMTQGEVAVTPTQDGQLVIRLRDIQQADPASSEPQLAQLRQGVQQAVAGDLLAQFTDALRQSHAVSIHQSTIDSMFQRN is encoded by the coding sequence ATGCTTCAAGCCCTGCGCAGCACCGTCGGTTCCTGGGTCGTCAAGATCCTGTTCGTCCTCCTGATCCTCAGCTTCGCGGTATGGGGCATCGGCGACATCTTCCGTGGCCGGACCGACACCACCGTCGCCGAGGTCGGTGACGTGAAGATCTCCACCCAGGAACTGGACAACGCTTTCCGCCAGGAGCTGAACAGGCTGCGCCAGATGCTGGGGGGCCAGATCGACGCCGACCAGGCCCGCCAGCTGGGGCTGGTCGACCAGACGCTGGAACAGCTCGTCCAGCGCACCCTGCTGAGCCAGGCGGCCGACGAAGCCGGGCTCCGGGTCAGCGACCAACTCGTGCTGAACGAACTGCGCGAGGAGCCGGCTTTCCGGAACCAACTCGGCCAGTTCGATCCCGACCAGTTCCGCCGCGTGCTGGCCGCCAACCAGCTGACCGAGGAAGGTTACGTCCAGATCCTGCGCGCGGAGATCAAGCGGACCCAGCTTGTCGGCGCGGTGGCCGCAGGCGCCCAGGCTCCGGCGCCGCTGGTGGAGGACCTGTTCCGTCGGCAGGCGGAGCGTCGCGTCGCCGAGACGATCCTGGTGCCCAACGCCGCCATGGGCGACGTCGGCGTGCCCGACGATGCCGCCCTGGCCGCCTTCCACCAGGAAAAGGCGGTCCGCTTCACGGCACCGGAGTTCCGCAAGCTTACCGTCGCCCTGCTGACGGTGGACGACGTCGCCGACGAGATCGCCGTTTCCGACGAGGATCTGCGGGCCGCATACGACGCGCGCGCCGCCGAGTTCCAGACGCCCGAGCGCCGCACCGTCGATCAGGTCCTGGTCCAGGACGAGGAGACCGCGCGGACGATCGAGACGGCGCTCAGCCAGGGCCAGAACCTGGAGGAGGCCGCGGCCAGTGCCGGGGCGGAGGTGCTGACGCTCAACGACTTGGCTCGCGAGGACCTGCTCGGCGAATTGGCCGAGCCGGTGTTCGCCCTCCAGGAAGGGGCGGCCAGCGCTCCGCTCCAGAGCCCGCTCGGCTGGCACATCATGCGCATCAAGGACATCGAGCCGGGCAGCGTGCAGACCTTCGAGCAGGTGCGCGACACTCTCGCGGCGGAGCTGAAGCGCGACCGAGCGGTAGATCAGGTCTACGAGCTGGCCAACAAGGTCGAGGATGAACTGGCCGGTGGCGCCAGCATCGAGGACACGGCCCAGCGGCTCGGGCTGCGGGTGACCCGGGTGGAAGCGATCGACGCCACCGGTCGGCGGCCGGACGGCGGCGCGGTGGAGGATCTGCCCGGCGCCCAGCAGGTCGCCCAGGCGGCCTTCGCCCTTCAGCAGGGCGGCACCGGCAACCTGACCGAGATCCAGGGCGGCGGCTATTTCATTGCCCGGGTCGATGCCATCACCCCTGCGGCGCTCCGCCCGCTCGACGCCATCCGCGACGAGGTGGTCGCCGCCTGGCAGGCCGAGGAGCGCTCCAAGCTGGCGGCCAAGCGTGCGGAGGAAATTGCCGAGCGCCTGCGGGCCGGTACGCCGGCCGGCGAGGCGGCTTCCCTGGTGCCGGGCGCGATCGAGGGCGTCACCCCGCCGCTGACGCGCGCCGGCCGGGAGACCGGCGGCCTGCCGCCAGCGTCGGTCCAGCAGCTCTTCGAGATGACCCAGGGGGAGGTCGCGGTGACGCCGACCCAGGATGGGCAGCTGGTCATCCGCCTGCGCGACATACAGCAGGCCGATCCGGCCTCGTCGGAGCCCCAGTTGGCGCAGCTTAGACAGGGCGTGCAGCAGGCCGTGGCGGGAGACCTGCTGGCCCAGTTCACCGACGCGCTGCGCCAGAGCCATGCGGTGTCGATTCACCAGTCCACCATCGACTCCATGTTCCAGCGGAACTGA
- a CDS encoding heavy-metal-associated domain-containing protein, whose product MSTKYKVSGMTCGGCARSVTNAITAKDGQAKVDVDLAAGTVAVDGNLSADAVKDAVEGAGFDFDGVASAA is encoded by the coding sequence ATGAGCACGAAATACAAGGTGTCCGGCATGACCTGCGGCGGCTGTGCCCGCTCGGTCACCAATGCCATCACTGCCAAGGACGGGCAGGCCAAGGTCGATGTCGACTTGGCGGCCGGCACCGTCGCGGTGGATGGCAACCTGTCGGCGGACGCCGTCAAGGACGCGGTCGAAGGCGCCGGATTCGATTTCGACGGCGTGGCGTCGGCGGCCTGA
- the tpiA gene encoding triose-phosphate isomerase: protein MPARRKLIAGNWKMNGLHAAGLELAADLARRLAAAGTVGFDMLVCPPATLVHPVAGAVAGTPLAVGGQDCHPKESGAHTGDISAAMLADAGAGFVIVGHSERRQNHGEDDALVAAKAAAGHAAGLIAIVCVGETLEQREAGQALDVVASQVAGSLPAGADAANTVIAYEPVWAIGTGKTATAADVAEVHAHIRATLVGRAGDPDAVRILYGGSVKPSNAAELMAVDDVDGALVGGASLVAEDFWAIAETCR, encoded by the coding sequence ATGCCCGCACGCCGCAAGCTGATCGCCGGAAACTGGAAGATGAACGGCCTCCACGCCGCAGGGCTGGAACTGGCGGCCGACCTGGCCCGCCGGCTGGCGGCGGCCGGGACGGTCGGCTTCGACATGCTGGTCTGCCCGCCGGCCACCCTGGTCCATCCGGTCGCCGGCGCCGTCGCCGGGACTCCGCTCGCGGTCGGCGGGCAGGACTGCCATCCGAAGGAATCGGGCGCCCATACCGGCGACATCAGCGCCGCCATGCTGGCCGACGCGGGCGCGGGCTTCGTGATCGTCGGCCATTCGGAGCGGCGGCAGAACCATGGCGAGGACGACGCCCTGGTCGCGGCCAAGGCGGCCGCCGGCCATGCCGCCGGTCTGATCGCGATCGTCTGCGTCGGCGAGACGCTGGAGCAGCGGGAAGCGGGGCAGGCGCTGGACGTCGTCGCCTCCCAGGTCGCGGGCTCGCTCCCCGCGGGCGCCGACGCCGCGAACACCGTCATCGCCTACGAGCCGGTCTGGGCGATCGGCACGGGCAAGACCGCGACCGCCGCCGATGTGGCCGAGGTGCATGCCCATATCCGCGCCACCCTCGTCGGCCGGGCCGGCGATCCCGATGCGGTGCGCATCCTGTACGGCGGTTCGGTGAAGCCGTCGAACGCCGCGGAACTGATGGCGGTCGACGACGTGGACGGTGCCCTGGTCGGCGGCGCCAGCCTGGTGGCCGAAGATTTTTGGGCGATCGCGGAAACTTGCCGCTAG
- a CDS encoding divergent polysaccharide deacetylase family protein, with translation MAGAAIAATFAAGAIFGFLYQHEPQRPPAQVATIRPAPVRPTVPRIETPPVEPPRLSEPAEAVPPSPPLAPAVKPVPIPPILAAVLPPPLAPAMPPEAVAPGAPAWLRNALSFTAPHSGPMIAIVIDDMGLDRKRSARVVGLPGPLTLAWLPYANDLPRQTRAARAAGHELMVHIPMEPQGGDIDPGPGAMTVSAGSGELLRRLDQGLKAFDGYIGINNHMGSRFTEDRPGMRTVLSELHRRGLVFLDSRTTTRSIASSVARELQVPTVGRDVFLDHDMSPAAVRASLAKVEAVARRQGYAVAIGHPHDVTVEALSQWLPAVAARGFALVPVSAVLKYRQPNG, from the coding sequence TTGGCCGGCGCGGCAATCGCCGCCACCTTCGCCGCCGGGGCGATCTTCGGCTTCCTGTACCAGCACGAACCGCAGCGCCCTCCGGCGCAGGTCGCGACCATCCGTCCCGCGCCGGTGCGTCCGACAGTTCCGCGGATCGAGACGCCGCCGGTCGAACCGCCGCGCCTTTCTGAACCCGCCGAGGCCGTCCCGCCATCCCCGCCGCTGGCTCCGGCCGTCAAGCCGGTACCGATACCGCCGATCCTGGCCGCGGTGCTGCCGCCGCCCCTGGCGCCCGCCATGCCGCCCGAAGCGGTGGCTCCCGGGGCGCCCGCGTGGCTCAGGAACGCCCTTTCGTTCACGGCGCCCCATTCAGGTCCCATGATCGCGATCGTGATCGACGACATGGGGCTCGACCGCAAGCGGAGCGCCCGCGTCGTTGGGCTGCCGGGACCGTTGACTCTTGCCTGGCTACCCTATGCCAACGATCTGCCTCGGCAGACCCGGGCGGCCCGCGCGGCCGGGCACGAACTGATGGTCCATATCCCGATGGAGCCCCAGGGCGGCGACATAGACCCCGGCCCGGGCGCCATGACAGTGAGCGCCGGCAGCGGGGAACTGCTGCGGCGGCTCGACCAGGGACTGAAGGCGTTCGACGGGTATATCGGCATCAACAACCACATGGGCAGCCGCTTCACCGAGGATCGGCCGGGCATGCGTACAGTCCTGTCGGAGCTTCACCGGCGCGGGCTGGTGTTCCTGGACAGCCGCACCACGACGCGGAGCATCGCCTCCAGCGTCGCCCGGGAGCTTCAGGTGCCGACCGTCGGCCGCGACGTCTTCCTGGACCACGACATGAGCCCCGCGGCGGTGCGGGCAAGCCTCGCCAAGGTGGAGGCCGTCGCCAGGCGCCAGGGCTACGCCGTCGCGATCGGCCATCCGCACGACGTGACAGTCGAGGCCCTGTCGCAGTGGCTTCCTGCCGTCGCGGCGCGCGGCTTCGCGCTGGTCCCCGTCAGCGCCGTCCTGAAATACCGCCAGCCCAACGGCTGA
- the pdhA gene encoding pyruvate dehydrogenase (acetyl-transferring) E1 component subunit alpha, with product MATSRRRKPQADETPQYSPEELLKYYREMLLIRRFEEKAGQMYGMGLIGGFCHLYIGQEAVVVGMQNVLIPGDSIITSYRDHGHMLATDMDPKGVMAELTGRRGGYSKGKGGSMHMFSREKKFFGGHGIVGAQVPIGTGLAFGHRYSQDGNINVTYLGDGAINQGQVYESFNMAALWKLPVVYVIENNKYAMGTSQHRASAGELCERGSAYGIPGHVVDGMNVLAVREASEEAAAHAREGNGPVILEMKTYRYRGHSMSDPAKYRTKEEVTKMRTEMDPIDNLKKLLLDNGTADEDALKGIDRDIKNIVAEAAEFATQSPEPDPAELWTDILVDA from the coding sequence TTGGCTACGTCCAGACGTCGCAAGCCGCAGGCTGACGAAACCCCTCAATATTCACCCGAGGAACTGCTCAAGTACTACCGCGAGATGCTGCTCATCCGCCGCTTCGAAGAGAAGGCCGGGCAGATGTACGGCATGGGCCTTATCGGTGGCTTCTGCCACCTGTATATCGGCCAGGAAGCGGTGGTCGTGGGCATGCAGAACGTCCTGATCCCCGGCGACAGCATCATCACCAGCTACCGCGACCACGGCCACATGCTCGCCACGGACATGGACCCGAAAGGCGTCATGGCCGAGTTGACCGGACGCCGCGGCGGCTATTCCAAGGGCAAGGGCGGCTCGATGCACATGTTCAGCCGCGAGAAGAAGTTCTTCGGCGGCCACGGCATCGTCGGCGCCCAGGTGCCGATCGGCACCGGCCTCGCCTTCGGGCACAGGTATTCCCAGGACGGCAACATCAACGTCACGTATCTCGGTGACGGAGCCATCAACCAGGGTCAGGTTTACGAGAGCTTCAACATGGCCGCTCTCTGGAAGCTCCCGGTCGTCTACGTGATCGAGAACAACAAGTACGCCATGGGCACCTCGCAGCACCGCGCGTCCGCCGGCGAACTGTGCGAGCGCGGCAGCGCCTACGGCATCCCCGGCCATGTGGTCGACGGCATGAACGTGCTCGCCGTCAGGGAAGCGTCCGAGGAAGCGGCCGCCCACGCGCGCGAGGGCAACGGCCCGGTCATCCTCGAGATGAAGACCTACCGCTACCGCGGCCACTCCATGTCCGACCCGGCCAAGTACCGCACCAAGGAAGAAGTCACCAAGATGCGGACGGAGATGGACCCGATCGACAACCTCAAGAAGCTGCTGCTGGATAACGGCACGGCGGACGAGGATGCGCTGAAAGGGATTGACCGGGACATCAAGAACATCGTGGCCGAGGCCGCCGAGTTCGCGACGCAGAGTCCGGAACCCGACCCCGCCGAGCTTTGGACCGACATCCTGGTCGACGCTTAA